In the genome of Neofelis nebulosa isolate mNeoNeb1 chromosome 6, mNeoNeb1.pri, whole genome shotgun sequence, one region contains:
- the SF3B5 gene encoding splicing factor 3B subunit 5 — protein sequence MTDRYTIHSQLEHLQSKYIGTGHADTTKWEWLVNQHRDSYCSYMGHFDLLNYFAIAENESKARVRFNLMEKMLQPCGPPADKPEEN from the coding sequence ATGACGGACCGCTACACCATCCACAGTCAGCTGGAGCACCTGCAGTCCAAGTACATCGGCACGGGTCACGCCGACACCACCAAGTGGGAATGGCTGGTGAACCAGCACCGCGACTCCTACTGCTCTTACATGGGCCACTTCGACCTTCTGAACTACTTTGCCATTGCGGAGAATGAGAGCAAAGCGCGAGTCCGCTTCAACTTGATGGAGAAAATGCTGCAGCCTTGCGGACCACCAGCCGACAAGCCGGAGGAGAACTGA